The following coding sequences lie in one Haladaptatus sp. DJG-WS-42 genomic window:
- a CDS encoding EamA family transporter — MSNNLAVIFALVAMVSWGIWAIFADMATQSLEPEVAMIVSYLVGIAIALGYVLALGKDLSVGGSGLTFAILAGVFSGIAAVAFYAGLSYGRTGIVTTVSALYFVVAALLGVLVLGDSMDLTDIAGVGFGVLAVVMLAR, encoded by the coding sequence ATGAGCAACAACCTTGCCGTCATTTTCGCCCTCGTCGCCATGGTCTCGTGGGGTATCTGGGCTATTTTTGCAGATATGGCCACCCAGTCGCTCGAACCCGAGGTGGCGATGATTGTCTCCTACCTTGTCGGCATTGCAATCGCGCTCGGGTACGTCCTCGCCCTCGGCAAGGACCTCTCTGTCGGCGGGTCTGGACTCACGTTCGCCATCCTCGCTGGCGTGTTCTCCGGCATCGCCGCCGTTGCCTTCTACGCGGGCCTGAGCTACGGCCGGACAGGAATCGTAACCACCGTGAGCGCGCTCTACTTCGTCGTCGCCGCGTTGCTCGGCGTGCTGGTTCTCGGAGATTCGATGGATCTGACTGACATCGCTGGCGTCGGCTTCGGCGTCCTCGCTGTCGTGATGCTGGCGCGTTAG
- a CDS encoding disulfide bond formation protein B, producing the protein MAATEFAPKHLLAAATAVATIATLGSLYLSLGLGLIPCELCWYQRILMYPLVVILGVSTLESRVEAFKMVLPLSVLGLGVAAYHSYIQLVPDFTAGCSFGPGATGCTSVQFKVAVFTVPNLSLIAFILITGLVAVAAVRR; encoded by the coding sequence ATGGCGGCAACTGAGTTCGCGCCGAAACACCTGCTCGCCGCGGCGACAGCCGTCGCCACGATAGCCACGCTCGGCAGCCTGTATCTGAGCCTCGGCCTCGGGCTCATCCCGTGTGAACTGTGCTGGTATCAGCGCATCCTGATGTACCCGCTCGTCGTGATTCTCGGCGTTTCGACGCTCGAATCGCGCGTAGAGGCGTTCAAGATGGTACTCCCGCTTTCGGTGCTTGGACTCGGCGTCGCGGCGTACCACTCCTACATCCAGTTGGTGCCGGATTTCACCGCTGGGTGCAGTTTCGGCCCCGGCGCGACTGGCTGTACCAGCGTCCAGTTCAAAGTCGCCGTCTTCACCGTCCCGAACCTCTCGCTCATCGCGTTCATCCTCATCACGGGCCTCGTCGCGGTGGCCGCGGTCCGCCGCTGA
- a CDS encoding thioredoxin domain-containing protein, which translates to MSLTRRQLLVAGGAFGTAALAGCLGGGGGGDSYQLEDGRSDAALDKPAANAPLPENPGDHTYALMGSASAPKITYFGNWKCPACKFFSTDDPRALGLSQIVTDYVEPGDLSLEFRALSYGSDGSPFLGEDAPRAGRAGLAIWHLDPEHYWPYHEYVFSNQPEEKEQWATVENLAILAEEAGVGPIDELKSALENGEYEDEVKATTDAAGQAGVSGTPSLVIDGQVYSPFEAEKTRNALDALVNGGN; encoded by the coding sequence ATGTCCCTCACGCGACGACAACTCCTCGTAGCTGGTGGCGCATTCGGAACCGCAGCCCTCGCCGGGTGTCTCGGCGGCGGCGGCGGTGGTGACAGCTACCAGCTCGAAGACGGCCGCAGCGACGCTGCCCTCGACAAACCCGCTGCAAATGCCCCGCTCCCCGAAAACCCGGGTGACCACACCTACGCGCTGATGGGGTCTGCGTCCGCCCCGAAAATCACCTACTTCGGGAATTGGAAATGTCCGGCCTGTAAGTTTTTTTCGACCGACGACCCGCGCGCGCTCGGCCTCTCACAAATTGTGACTGACTACGTCGAACCGGGCGACCTCTCGCTCGAATTCCGAGCGCTGTCCTACGGCAGCGACGGCAGTCCGTTCCTCGGAGAAGACGCCCCACGCGCCGGCCGCGCCGGACTTGCGATTTGGCATCTCGACCCCGAACACTACTGGCCGTACCACGAGTACGTGTTCTCGAACCAACCAGAAGAGAAAGAGCAGTGGGCGACCGTTGAAAACCTCGCCATCCTCGCAGAGGAAGCGGGCGTTGGCCCTATTGACGAACTCAAATCCGCCCTCGAAAACGGCGAGTACGAAGACGAGGTGAAAGCGACCACGGACGCCGCTGGCCAAGCGGGTGTGAGCGGCACGCCGTCGCTCGTCATCGACGGGCAGGTTTACTCGCCGTTCGAAGCCGAAAAGACGCGAAACGCGCTCGACGCGCTCGTCAATGGCGGCAACTGA
- a CDS encoding MaoC family dehydratase has protein sequence MTLRYFEDLAVGEVTAVGPVSLTEADIIAFAEQYDPQSFHTDPDAAADGPFSGLVASGWHTCAVTFRPIVDELFSQLAFAGGWGIDELRWRKPVRPGDELRVSVELVAKQPRDEGRGDVDYDVVVRNQREEVVVTYRDHVIVERRVD, from the coding sequence ATGACGCTGCGCTATTTCGAAGACTTGGCCGTCGGTGAAGTCACAGCGGTTGGCCCCGTCTCGCTCACGGAGGCGGATATTATCGCGTTTGCAGAGCAGTACGACCCACAGTCGTTTCACACAGACCCAGACGCCGCCGCAGACGGTCCGTTCTCCGGCCTCGTTGCAAGCGGCTGGCACACCTGCGCGGTGACATTCCGACCCATCGTGGATGAGCTGTTTTCGCAGTTGGCGTTTGCCGGTGGCTGGGGGATAGACGAACTGCGGTGGCGAAAACCCGTACGACCCGGCGACGAGTTACGGGTTTCGGTGGAATTGGTCGCAAAACAGCCGCGAGACGAGGGGCGTGGTGACGTAGACTACGACGTGGTCGTGAGAAATCAGCGCGAAGAAGTAGTGGTCACGTACCGCGACCACGTGATTGTCGAACGGCGTGTTGATTAG
- a CDS encoding beta-CASP ribonuclease aCPSF1: MSTVERQLEDLKETITSELPSNITVSDVKYEGPELVIYTRDPKEFAQNGDLIRTLASKLRKRITVRPDPDVLTPPEKAREQVMNVIPEEAGVTDLDFHIDTGEVVIEAAKPGMVIGRHGSTLREITQKVGWTPEVVRTPPIESSTVSNVRNFLKQEREERRDILERIGRQIHRREMSKEDWVRITTLGCCREVGRASFLLSTPETRILVDCGDKPGAEDEVPYLHVPEVTPLNSIDAVVLTHAHLDHSALLPLLFKYGYDGPVYTTEPTRDLMGLLQLDYLDVAAKEGRTPPYESEMVRETIKHTIPLEFGDVTDIAPDIKLTLHNSGHILGSAIAHFHIGDGLYNVAFSGDIHYKDTRLFNGAVNEFPRVETLVMESTYGGRNDYQTDQADSEARLIEIINETHEKGGKILIPAFAVGRSQEIMLVLEEAMRKGKIPKMPVHLDGMIWEATAIHTTYPEYLRDDLRDRIFHEDENPFLAPEFNHIDGGEEERQDVTDGGPAIILSTSGMVTGGPIMSWLEHLGGDDRTTLVFVGYQAQGTMGRRIQNGWDEIPINDGNGRSNTLKLNMSVETVDGFSGHADRKGLMDFVRTMNPRPEKVLCVHGDESSTQDLSSALYHEFNMRTFAPKNLETFRFL, from the coding sequence ATGAGTACTGTAGAACGGCAACTTGAGGATTTGAAAGAAACGATTACGAGCGAACTGCCGAGTAACATCACCGTCTCCGACGTCAAATACGAAGGGCCGGAACTCGTCATTTACACTCGCGACCCGAAGGAGTTCGCCCAGAACGGCGACCTCATTCGCACCCTCGCAAGCAAGCTCAGAAAACGCATCACGGTGCGCCCCGACCCCGACGTACTGACCCCGCCAGAGAAGGCGCGCGAACAGGTCATGAACGTCATCCCCGAAGAGGCGGGCGTCACCGACCTAGACTTCCACATCGACACGGGCGAAGTCGTCATCGAAGCGGCGAAACCGGGCATGGTCATCGGCCGTCACGGCTCGACGCTGCGTGAGATTACGCAGAAAGTGGGCTGGACGCCGGAAGTCGTTCGCACCCCACCAATCGAGTCCTCGACGGTCTCGAACGTGCGCAATTTCCTGAAACAGGAACGCGAAGAGCGCCGCGACATCTTAGAGCGAATCGGCCGCCAGATTCACCGTCGCGAGATGTCCAAAGAAGACTGGGTTCGCATCACGACGCTTGGGTGCTGTCGCGAAGTCGGCCGCGCAAGCTTCCTGCTCTCGACCCCAGAAACGCGCATTCTCGTGGACTGTGGTGACAAACCGGGCGCAGAAGACGAAGTGCCGTACCTCCACGTCCCCGAAGTCACGCCGCTCAACTCGATTGACGCGGTCGTCCTGACCCACGCCCACCTCGACCACTCCGCGCTGCTGCCCCTCCTGTTCAAATACGGCTACGACGGTCCCGTCTACACGACGGAGCCAACCCGTGACCTGATGGGCCTGCTCCAGCTCGACTACTTGGACGTGGCCGCGAAAGAAGGTCGCACGCCGCCGTACGAGTCCGAGATGGTTCGCGAGACGATCAAGCACACCATCCCGCTCGAATTCGGCGACGTGACGGACATCGCGCCGGACATCAAACTCACGCTCCACAACTCCGGGCACATTCTCGGAAGCGCCATCGCCCACTTCCACATCGGCGACGGCCTCTACAACGTGGCGTTCTCCGGTGACATTCACTACAAGGACACGCGCCTGTTCAACGGCGCAGTAAACGAGTTCCCGCGCGTCGAAACGCTCGTCATGGAGTCCACCTACGGTGGTCGCAACGACTACCAGACCGACCAAGCGGACTCAGAAGCGCGTCTCATCGAAATCATCAACGAGACCCACGAGAAGGGCGGCAAAATCCTGATTCCGGCGTTCGCGGTCGGTCGCTCACAGGAAATCATGCTCGTGCTGGAAGAAGCCATGCGCAAGGGCAAGATTCCGAAGATGCCCGTCCACTTAGACGGGATGATTTGGGAGGCAACCGCGATTCACACGACCTACCCAGAGTATCTCCGCGACGACCTGCGTGACCGCATCTTCCACGAGGACGAAAACCCGTTCCTCGCCCCCGAGTTCAACCACATCGACGGCGGCGAAGAAGAACGCCAGGACGTCACCGACGGCGGTCCCGCCATCATCCTCTCGACCTCCGGGATGGTCACGGGCGGTCCGATCATGTCCTGGCTCGAACATCTCGGCGGCGACGACCGCACGACGCTCGTCTTCGTCGGCTATCAGGCACAGGGGACGATGGGCCGCCGCATCCAGAACGGCTGGGACGAAATCCCAATCAACGACGGCAACGGCCGCTCGAACACGCTCAAACTCAACATGAGCGTCGAAACCGTGGACGGGTTCTCCGGCCACGCAGACCGCAAGGGGCTGATGGACTTCGTGCGCACGATGAACCCGCGCCCAGAGAAAGTGCTCTGTGTCCACGGTGACGAATCTTCGACCCAAGACCTCTCGTCTGCGCTCTACCACGAGTTCAACATGCGCACCTTCGCGCCGAAAAACCTCGAAACGTTCCGCTTCCTCTAA